A region from the Caldicellulosiruptor naganoensis genome encodes:
- a CDS encoding amidase domain-containing protein encodes MLNNQTNNGRDRFGIFIVNCFYSIKAEAVYNSEGAVSYANAWALDRNPNYPSFSADCTNFVSQAMHEGGNLPFDKQNGWYCEKVLWWWNWGTAWSVANDLYKYLSNPSRGTVLGKWGPSQQSDINYNITRGDILFYDWNSDGTYDHAAIVVDYGRDAYRPDIIGDLQNQHTTDTYHAIWHLKPYNDRASSTTITAIRPK; translated from the coding sequence ATGTTAAATAATCAAACTAATAACGGGAGGGATAGGTTTGGTATTTTCATTGTAAACTGTTTTTACTCTATAAAAGCTGAAGCAGTTTATAATTCAGAAGGTGCAGTTTCATACGCAAATGCATGGGCATTAGACAGAAACCCTAATTACCCAAGTTTTTCAGCAGATTGCACAAATTTTGTGTCCCAAGCAATGCATGAAGGCGGAAATCTTCCATTTGACAAACAAAATGGTTGGTACTGTGAGAAAGTTCTTTGGTGGTGGAACTGGGGGACAGCTTGGAGTGTTGCCAATGATCTTTATAAATATTTATCAAATCCGTCGAGAGGAACAGTTTTAGGCAAATGGGGACCAAGTCAACAAAGCGATATCAATTATAATATAACTCGAGGTGATATTTTGTTCTATGATTGGAACTCTGACGGAACATACGATCATGCAGCAATCGTTGTTGATTATGGTCGTGATGCTTATAGACCGGACATTATCGGTGATCTTCAAAATCAACACACAACCGACACGTATCATGCAATTTGGCATTTAAAACCATATAATGACAGAGCATCCTCAACAACAATAACAGCAATTCGTCCAAAATAA
- a CDS encoding IS1634 family transposase — MFVKITNAGGYQYVRLVENYRENGKVKQRVLFNFGRLDILKDDPAFKNIVKKLSDIVAETTTENAKAVTIESEEDISDAVVKNWGYIVYRKLWQELEIDKFLKGKAAKERKIKFDVDKVSFLMTIQRLIEPMSKLRTYHQRSKYFGFEEDIDLNQLYRCLDFLDSVKEDLETYLYQRNKDLFKMVVDVVFYDVTTIYFESCRADELKNFGFSKDNKVNEVQVVLGLLVDKEGRPIGYELFPGNTIDSKTMVKILRKLKEKFSIDKIIIVADKGLNSRINLKMIKEAGYDYIVASRLKNASKEILDEVFNEEGYKRLDGKRCLNAEEIYGDEFKYKVLERTNIVKDEEGKEFKIEENLIITYSSKRAKKDKEDRERLVRKAKELLENKGSITALEKKGARKYLKKKSKSEEYVLDEEAIKRDEKFDGYYAIQTSKKDMDVEEVLGAYHDLWKIEQSFRVMKSCLEVRPIYHFTESRIKGHFVICFLAFLLQRTLEYILRRKGKGISSERIMEAIYSMNFFEIEIKGKKYLIKQKIEGEAGDILNVMKIKGPKNFMTYEEGLEFIGISK, encoded by the coding sequence ATGTTTGTCAAAATTACTAATGCTGGCGGTTATCAGTATGTTAGGTTAGTCGAAAATTACCGTGAAAATGGTAAAGTAAAGCAAAGAGTACTATTTAACTTTGGTAGACTTGATATTCTCAAAGATGACCCCGCTTTTAAAAACATTGTAAAAAAACTATCTGATATTGTCGCTGAAACAACTACTGAGAATGCAAAAGCTGTTACTATTGAATCTGAAGAAGATATTTCGGATGCAGTTGTAAAAAACTGGGGATACATTGTATACAGAAAGTTATGGCAGGAGCTTGAAATTGATAAGTTTTTAAAAGGGAAAGCAGCAAAAGAGAGAAAGATAAAATTTGATGTAGACAAAGTAAGTTTTTTAATGACCATACAGAGATTGATAGAGCCAATGAGCAAACTAAGAACTTATCATCAGAGAAGCAAATATTTTGGATTTGAAGAGGATATAGATTTGAATCAATTGTACAGGTGTTTAGATTTTCTTGACAGTGTAAAAGAAGATTTAGAGACATACCTGTATCAGAGAAATAAAGACTTATTTAAGATGGTAGTTGATGTAGTGTTTTATGATGTGACGACAATATACTTTGAGAGTTGTAGAGCGGATGAACTTAAAAATTTTGGGTTTAGCAAAGACAACAAGGTAAATGAAGTGCAAGTTGTATTAGGGCTTTTGGTGGACAAAGAAGGCAGACCGATAGGGTATGAACTTTTTCCTGGTAATACGATAGATAGCAAGACGATGGTAAAGATACTGAGGAAGCTGAAGGAAAAATTTAGTATAGATAAGATAATAATAGTAGCAGACAAAGGGCTTAACAGCAGAATAAATTTAAAGATGATAAAAGAAGCTGGGTACGACTATATAGTAGCAAGCAGATTAAAGAATGCAAGTAAAGAAATTTTAGATGAAGTTTTTAATGAAGAAGGATATAAAAGACTTGATGGCAAAAGATGTTTGAATGCTGAAGAAATTTATGGTGATGAATTCAAATATAAGGTATTGGAAAGAACAAATATTGTCAAGGATGAAGAGGGTAAAGAGTTCAAAATAGAAGAGAATTTGATAATAACGTATTCAAGCAAGAGAGCCAAGAAAGACAAAGAAGACAGAGAGAGATTGGTAAGAAAAGCCAAAGAGCTTTTAGAGAACAAAGGAAGCATAACAGCCTTAGAAAAGAAAGGTGCAAGGAAATATTTGAAGAAGAAATCAAAATCAGAAGAATATGTATTGGATGAGGAAGCGATAAAACGAGATGAGAAATTTGACGGTTATTATGCAATTCAAACGAGCAAAAAGGATATGGATGTAGAAGAGGTTTTAGGAGCATATCACGATTTATGGAAGATAGAACAGTCATTCAGAGTAATGAAAAGCTGTTTAGAAGTGCGACCGATATATCACTTTACAGAAAGCAGAATAAAAGGACATTTTGTGATATGTTTTTTGGCATTTTTACTGCAAAGGACATTGGAATATATTTTGAGGAGAAAAGGTAAAGGAATAAGTAGTGAAAGGATAATGGAAGCAATATATTCAATGAACTTTTTTGAAATAGAGATAAAAGGGAAGAAATATTTGATAAAGCAAAAAATTGAGGGAGAAGCTGGAGATATACTGAATGTAATGAAGATAAAGGGTCCAAAAAACTTCATGACATATGAGGAAGGCTTAGAATTTATTGGTATTAGCAAATGA